A DNA window from Acidobacteriota bacterium contains the following coding sequences:
- the dnaN gene encoding DNA polymerase III subunit beta, whose translation MEFVIKKSDLVHELQTVTGVVEKRATIPILANLLLETRNDGLQVGASDIEVTIRGMADAKVVKEGSVTLPAAKLHEIARSLPEADVTFKLLDRHQVAISCNRTKYRISGQARDEFPPFPEVDLDQSIALPAGDLRQMIERVAFAITTEDPRYSLNGALVIIEQGKITLVATDGHRLSYISKPVELEVKDGPIKVIVPRKALNEVAKLTAELDDSAQVMFGKNENQVFFAVGRHKLTSSLLEGNFPRYENVMPKSCETEIVLPVDDLSKAVRRVSLLASDRYGRSVRLSLSSGKLGLTSTTEMGDAEETLAVDYDGPDLTVGFNARYLIEYFGAVGSPSVMLGLNPGASGEDGKAEAGDKPGRFTPEPAGDVDYRYIVMPMHL comes from the coding sequence ATGGAATTCGTAATCAAGAAAAGCGACCTCGTTCACGAGCTTCAAACAGTCACCGGTGTCGTCGAGAAGCGAGCGACGATACCGATCCTCGCGAACCTCCTACTCGAGACCCGAAATGACGGGCTCCAGGTAGGTGCCAGCGACATCGAAGTGACGATCCGTGGGATGGCGGATGCCAAGGTGGTCAAGGAAGGGAGTGTCACCCTACCGGCCGCCAAGCTCCACGAAATCGCCCGATCATTACCGGAAGCCGATGTAACTTTTAAGTTGCTGGACCGGCATCAGGTGGCGATCTCTTGTAACCGAACCAAGTATCGGATCTCCGGTCAGGCTCGTGACGAGTTCCCGCCCTTTCCCGAAGTCGACCTGGATCAATCCATCGCTTTACCGGCCGGGGATCTTCGTCAAATGATCGAGCGGGTGGCGTTCGCTATCACGACGGAGGATCCGCGTTATTCGCTGAACGGTGCCCTCGTGATCATCGAACAGGGAAAGATCACGTTGGTCGCTACCGACGGCCACCGACTCTCGTACATCTCCAAGCCTGTTGAGTTAGAGGTCAAGGACGGACCGATCAAGGTCATCGTGCCTAGAAAAGCTTTGAACGAAGTTGCCAAACTGACTGCCGAGTTGGACGACAGCGCCCAGGTGATGTTCGGGAAGAACGAGAATCAGGTCTTCTTCGCGGTAGGGCGTCACAAGCTGACGTCCAGTCTTCTGGAAGGCAACTTCCCGCGTTATGAAAATGTCATGCCGAAGAGTTGCGAGACCGAGATCGTTCTACCGGTTGACGACCTGTCCAAGGCCGTGCGCCGAGTCTCGCTGCTGGCAAGTGACCGCTATGGTCGGTCGGTCCGTCTCAGTCTCTCTTCCGGAAAGCTGGGACTCACCAGCACCACCGAGATGGGCGACGCCGAGGAGACGCTGGCGGTGGACTACGACGGACCCGATCTGACGGTGGGCTTCAACGCCCGCTACCTCATCGAGTATTTCGGAGCCGTGGGCTCGCCGTCGGTCATGCTGGGTCTCAACCCGGGTGCCAGCGGGGAAGATGGAAAAGCCGAGGCCGGCGATAAGCCTGGCCGATTCACCCCGGAGCCTGCCGGAGATGTCGATTACCGCTACATCGTGATGCCGATGCATCTGTAG
- the gyrA gene encoding DNA gyrase subunit A, whose amino-acid sequence METRDNRTTINIEEEMRRSYLDYAMSVIVGRALPDVRDGLKPVHRRVLYAMHETGNTHDKPYRKSARTVGTVIGRFHPHGDSAVYDTIVRLAQDFSMRCPLVDGQGNFGSVDGDRPAAMRYTEIRLQKLAAELLRDIDKETVEFVETYDGSETEPLVLPSAIPNLLVNGSSGIAVGMATNIPPHNLGEVVDGIKALIDNPELSLAELMEIIPGPDFPTAGQIYGTQGIQQAYTTGRGRLRVRGRAEIVPDPRRKNREVILLHELPYQVNKAQLIEDIAGLVRDKRIEGISDIRDESNREGIRVVIELKRDTVAMVMLNQLFKFTKLETTFGVINLALVNGRPQVLDLKTMLRHFIEFRRETIVRRTQFELKKAEARAHILEGLKIAIDNLDEVVSLIRKSKTPPEAKVALMERFEFSTIQAQAILDMRLQRLTGLERQKIIDEYEAVLKLIARLQQILASGTLQFQIVVDELDKVREQFADERRTEIVPRDDEITLEDLIEEEDVVITVTHSGFIKRTALTTYQAQRRGGKGRIGMTTRDEDAVRELFVASTHDFILAFTSFGRVHWLKVHEIPQVQSAGKGKAVVNLIQLQPEEKVAALLSTREFDEDRFVVFATRNGYVKKTPLSAFSRRRAAGIIALTIEDDDALFAADLSTGDLEIFMATAGGKSIRFKETDVRPMGRSARGVIGIRLAKGDRVVAAEVLSGRADILSVSENGYGKRSPVEDYRLQSRGGSGIINMRASDRNGKIVAAMAVCDSDETLAITARGKLIRTSVDGISRMGRNTQGVRVVATNDDDKVVSAIRTAESDAVADPDADTATQEPNEEGAE is encoded by the coding sequence ATGGAAACCCGAGACAACCGTACGACGATCAATATCGAAGAGGAGATGCGTCGCTCGTATCTCGACTACGCGATGAGCGTGATCGTCGGACGCGCCCTTCCCGATGTACGTGATGGACTGAAACCGGTTCATCGTCGTGTGCTGTATGCGATGCACGAAACCGGCAACACCCATGACAAGCCGTACCGCAAGTCGGCCCGCACCGTCGGCACGGTGATCGGTCGCTTCCACCCCCACGGCGACTCGGCGGTTTACGACACGATCGTCCGTCTGGCGCAAGACTTTTCGATGCGTTGCCCGCTCGTCGATGGGCAGGGCAACTTCGGCTCGGTCGATGGCGATCGTCCGGCGGCCATGCGTTACACCGAGATCCGGCTGCAGAAGCTTGCCGCCGAGCTGTTGCGGGATATCGATAAAGAGACCGTCGAGTTTGTCGAGACCTACGACGGCTCCGAGACCGAACCGCTGGTCTTGCCGTCGGCGATCCCGAACCTGCTTGTCAACGGCTCGTCCGGCATCGCGGTCGGTATGGCGACCAACATCCCGCCCCACAACCTGGGCGAGGTGGTCGACGGCATCAAGGCCCTGATCGATAATCCTGAACTATCGCTGGCCGAGCTGATGGAGATCATCCCCGGCCCCGATTTCCCGACCGCCGGGCAGATCTACGGTACGCAGGGGATCCAACAGGCCTACACGACCGGACGGGGTCGTCTGCGAGTTCGTGGTCGCGCAGAGATCGTCCCGGACCCGCGTCGAAAAAACCGCGAGGTCATCCTGCTCCACGAGCTTCCCTACCAGGTGAACAAGGCGCAGCTGATCGAAGATATCGCCGGGCTCGTGCGGGACAAGCGGATCGAAGGGATCAGCGATATTCGCGACGAGTCCAACCGCGAGGGCATCCGTGTCGTCATCGAGTTGAAACGCGACACCGTCGCCATGGTGATGTTGAATCAGCTCTTCAAGTTCACGAAGCTAGAGACCACCTTCGGCGTGATCAACCTGGCCCTCGTCAACGGTCGCCCTCAGGTCCTCGATCTGAAAACGATGCTGCGGCACTTCATCGAGTTCCGACGAGAGACGATCGTTCGTCGCACCCAGTTCGAACTGAAGAAGGCCGAGGCCCGGGCCCACATCCTGGAAGGCCTCAAGATCGCCATCGACAACCTGGACGAGGTTGTCAGCCTGATCCGCAAGTCGAAGACCCCGCCGGAGGCCAAGGTGGCCTTGATGGAGCGCTTCGAATTCTCCACGATCCAGGCCCAGGCGATCCTCGACATGCGTTTGCAGCGTCTGACGGGCCTGGAACGTCAGAAGATCATCGACGAGTATGAAGCGGTCCTGAAGCTGATCGCGCGACTCCAGCAGATCCTCGCCAGCGGCACGCTGCAGTTCCAGATCGTCGTCGACGAGCTGGACAAGGTCCGGGAGCAGTTTGCCGACGAGCGTCGGACCGAGATTGTCCCCCGCGATGACGAGATCACCCTCGAGGATCTGATCGAGGAAGAGGACGTCGTGATCACGGTGACCCACAGCGGGTTCATCAAACGGACGGCGCTGACGACGTATCAGGCCCAGCGTCGTGGCGGCAAGGGTCGTATCGGCATGACGACCCGGGACGAGGATGCGGTTCGAGAACTCTTCGTCGCGTCGACCCACGACTTCATCCTGGCGTTCACCAGCTTCGGTCGGGTCCACTGGCTGAAGGTCCACGAGATCCCGCAGGTCCAGTCTGCCGGCAAGGGCAAGGCGGTCGTCAACCTGATTCAGCTACAGCCGGAGGAAAAGGTTGCGGCACTGCTCTCGACACGAGAGTTCGACGAGGATCGGTTCGTCGTGTTTGCGACCCGCAACGGTTACGTCAAGAAGACACCGCTGTCCGCATTCAGTCGTCGACGCGCGGCGGGGATCATCGCGCTGACCATCGAGGACGACGACGCCCTCTTCGCGGCCGACCTCTCGACGGGCGACCTGGAGATCTTCATGGCCACCGCCGGTGGCAAGTCGATTCGCTTTAAAGAGACCGACGTGCGACCGATGGGTCGCTCGGCCCGTGGCGTCATCGGGATTCGCCTGGCCAAAGGCGATCGGGTGGTGGCGGCAGAGGTTCTGTCGGGTCGGGCGGACATCCTCTCGGTCTCGGAGAACGGCTACGGCAAGCGCTCACCAGTCGAGGACTATCGACTCCAGAGCCGCGGGGGCTCCGGCATCATCAACATGCGGGCTTCCGATCGGAACGGGAAGATCGTGGCGGCGATGGCCGTATGCGATAGCGACGAGACGTTGGCCATCACGGCCCGCGGCAAGCTGATTCGGACCAGCGTCGACGGCATCAGTCGGATGGGACGCAACACCCAGGGTGTGCGTGTCGTCGCGACCAACGACGACGACAAGGTCGTCTCGGCCATTCGAACGGCCGAGTCCGACGCGGTCGCGGATCCCGATGCCGACACGGCCACTCAAGAACCCAACGAAGAGGGCGCGGAATGA
- a CDS encoding acyl-CoA carboxylase subunit beta translates to MSDAPSRLDVMRQRYAEARLGGGEERIQKQHDAGKLTARERIDVLLDPGSFQEFDALVVHRNNDFGMADKRIPGDGVVTGHGRVDGRPVFVFAQDFTVFGGSLSETFAAKICKMMDMAMKVGAPVVGLNDSGGARIQEGVVSLAGYADIFLRNTLASGVVPQISAILGPCAGGAVYSPAITDFTVMARDTSYMFITGPDVIKEVTHEEVSKEELGGASTHSTVSGVAHFAAQDDRDAIGLIRDLLSYLPSNNMEDPPIKPTEDPDDRAEESLNSLIPENPNQPYDIKKVIRAVVDDGEFLEVHEHYAGNIVVGLAHLGGRSVGIVANQPAVLAGVLDIKASIKGARFVRFCDCFNIPLVVFEDVPGFLPGTAQEWNGIILHGAKLLYAFAEATVPKMTVITRKAYGGAYCVMASKHIRTDLNLAWPGAEIAVMGSDGAVNIIYRRDLKAAGEKAAELRQEKVDEYREKFANPYVAAEHGYVDGVLEPAQTRPKLITALRLLKNKRDTNPTKKHGNIPL, encoded by the coding sequence ATGAGCGACGCCCCCAGTCGTCTGGACGTGATGCGTCAACGCTACGCCGAGGCGCGTCTGGGCGGTGGCGAAGAGCGGATCCAGAAGCAACACGACGCCGGAAAGTTAACCGCCCGCGAGCGGATCGACGTGCTGCTGGATCCCGGTTCGTTCCAGGAGTTCGATGCGTTGGTGGTTCACCGCAACAACGACTTCGGCATGGCCGACAAACGGATCCCCGGTGACGGGGTCGTCACGGGCCACGGTCGGGTCGATGGGCGACCTGTGTTTGTCTTCGCCCAGGACTTCACCGTTTTCGGGGGGTCCCTCTCCGAGACCTTTGCCGCGAAGATCTGCAAGATGATGGACATGGCGATGAAGGTCGGGGCGCCGGTGGTCGGTCTTAACGACTCCGGTGGAGCGCGTATCCAGGAGGGCGTTGTCTCGCTGGCGGGGTATGCCGACATCTTCCTGCGCAACACGCTGGCCTCGGGTGTGGTGCCGCAGATCTCCGCGATCCTGGGTCCCTGCGCCGGGGGTGCCGTCTACTCGCCGGCGATCACCGACTTCACCGTGATGGCCCGCGACACCTCGTACATGTTCATCACCGGCCCCGACGTGATCAAGGAAGTGACTCACGAAGAGGTCAGCAAGGAAGAGCTGGGCGGCGCCTCGACCCACAGCACCGTTTCCGGCGTGGCTCATTTTGCCGCCCAGGATGATCGAGATGCCATCGGGCTGATCCGCGATCTACTGAGCTATCTCCCCTCCAACAACATGGAAGATCCACCGATCAAACCGACGGAGGATCCCGACGACCGTGCCGAGGAATCCCTCAACAGCCTCATCCCCGAGAATCCCAATCAGCCGTACGACATCAAGAAGGTGATTCGTGCCGTCGTCGATGACGGCGAGTTCCTCGAGGTCCACGAGCACTACGCCGGGAACATCGTCGTCGGTCTCGCCCATCTGGGTGGACGATCGGTCGGGATCGTGGCCAACCAGCCGGCGGTGTTGGCAGGCGTTCTCGATATCAAGGCCTCGATCAAGGGTGCGCGCTTCGTCCGCTTCTGCGACTGCTTCAATATCCCGCTGGTGGTGTTCGAAGATGTCCCCGGGTTTCTCCCGGGAACCGCCCAGGAGTGGAATGGGATCATCCTCCACGGCGCGAAGCTTCTCTACGCGTTTGCCGAGGCGACCGTCCCCAAGATGACTGTCATCACCCGCAAGGCCTATGGCGGCGCCTACTGCGTCATGGCCTCCAAACATATCCGCACCGATCTCAATCTGGCGTGGCCCGGTGCCGAGATCGCGGTCATGGGCTCCGACGGTGCCGTCAACATCATCTATCGTCGCGATCTGAAGGCCGCCGGCGAGAAGGCCGCCGAGCTTCGCCAGGAGAAGGTCGACGAGTACCGCGAGAAGTTCGCCAACCCCTATGTCGCCGCCGAGCATGGCTACGTCGACGGCGTCCTCGAACCGGCGCAGACCCGACCCAAACTGATCACCGCCTTACGCCTGCTGAAGAACAAGCGCGACACCAACCCCACCAAGAAGCACGGCAACATTCCGCTCTAA
- the accC gene encoding acetyl-CoA carboxylase biotin carboxylase subunit produces MSKRKARRPGAAAVGEPPFKKVLIANRGEIAVRIIRGLHELGIRSVAVYSEADRTALHVRFAHEAYLLGPAAPAESYLNIRRIIEVAKEADVDAIHPGYGFLSENADFARACRDAGIVFVGPPPEAMEALGDKIRARELMTEAGVPVVPGTPPLSEDLDEVRTLANEIGYPILLKAAAGGGGKGMRIVNSEDELPSLLAQARGEAGSSFGNDTVFMEKFVERPRHIEFQILADTHGNFIHLGERECSIQRRHQKLIEESPAIVMDEATRKEVGELAIRACRAAGYHSAGTVEFLRGEDGSFYFMEVNARLQVEHPVTEMVTGQDLVKLMIAVAAGEKLPLQQDDIRMAGHAIECRIIAEDARRNFIPSPGTIRGLRAPGGPGVRFDDGTYAGYTVPVHYDPMIGKLIVWGQDRTEAISRMVRALDELRIDGLTTSISFHKQVMQDAAFIDGDLHTGFLEQHPHLLESAVNPWLDEVAIVAAAIVHLRQVESTSAQATAANTDGVSAWRWPQAKGWRR; encoded by the coding sequence ATGAGCAAACGGAAAGCGAGACGCCCAGGAGCGGCAGCCGTCGGTGAGCCGCCCTTCAAGAAGGTATTGATCGCTAACCGCGGCGAGATCGCGGTGAGGATCATTCGCGGACTCCACGAGTTGGGAATCCGAAGTGTCGCGGTCTACTCCGAGGCCGACCGCACCGCCCTCCATGTCCGCTTCGCCCACGAGGCTTACCTACTGGGTCCCGCCGCACCGGCGGAGTCCTACCTCAACATCCGACGGATCATCGAAGTGGCGAAGGAAGCCGACGTCGATGCCATCCACCCGGGCTATGGATTTCTCTCGGAGAACGCCGATTTTGCGCGGGCCTGTCGTGACGCCGGGATCGTCTTCGTGGGTCCGCCTCCCGAAGCGATGGAAGCGTTGGGCGACAAGATTCGAGCTCGAGAGCTGATGACCGAAGCCGGCGTCCCGGTGGTCCCCGGTACGCCACCGCTCTCCGAAGACCTCGATGAAGTTCGCACGCTGGCCAACGAGATCGGCTACCCGATCCTGCTGAAGGCCGCCGCCGGCGGCGGTGGCAAGGGCATGCGTATCGTCAACAGCGAAGACGAGCTGCCGTCGTTGTTGGCCCAGGCCCGCGGCGAGGCCGGTTCGTCCTTCGGCAACGACACGGTGTTCATGGAGAAGTTCGTCGAGCGTCCACGCCATATCGAGTTCCAGATCCTGGCCGACACCCATGGCAACTTCATCCATCTCGGCGAGCGTGAGTGCTCGATCCAGCGCCGGCATCAAAAACTGATCGAGGAATCGCCGGCCATCGTGATGGACGAGGCCACCCGGAAAGAGGTGGGGGAGCTGGCCATCCGGGCCTGTCGTGCCGCCGGTTATCACAGCGCGGGTACCGTCGAGTTTCTCAGGGGCGAGGACGGCAGCTTCTACTTCATGGAAGTCAACGCGAGACTCCAGGTCGAGCACCCGGTGACCGAGATGGTGACCGGGCAGGATCTCGTCAAGCTGATGATCGCGGTGGCCGCCGGGGAGAAGCTCCCGTTGCAACAGGACGACATCCGGATGGCAGGTCATGCCATCGAGTGTCGGATCATCGCCGAGGATGCGCGCCGCAATTTCATCCCCTCACCCGGGACGATCAGGGGGCTTCGAGCGCCCGGCGGTCCGGGCGTCCGTTTCGACGACGGTACCTACGCGGGATACACGGTGCCCGTACACTACGACCCGATGATCGGGAAGTTGATCGTGTGGGGCCAGGATCGTACCGAGGCGATTTCACGCATGGTGCGAGCGCTGGATGAGCTGCGGATCGATGGCTTGACCACGTCCATCAGCTTTCACAAACAGGTGATGCAGGACGCGGCGTTCATCGACGGCGATCTTCACACCGGGTTCCTGGAACAGCATCCACACCTTCTGGAGTCTGCCGTCAATCCGTGGCTGGACGAGGTCGCTATCGTCGCGGCGGCGATCGTCCATCTGCGACAGGTGGAGTCGACATCGGCACAAGCCACCGCGGCCAACACCGATGGCGTCTCGGCGTGGCGCTGGCCCCAGGCGAAGGGATGGCGACGATGA
- the recF gene encoding DNA replication and repair protein RecF (All proteins in this family for which functions are known are DNA-binding proteins that assist the filamentation of RecA onto DNA for the initiation of recombination or recombinational repair.) translates to MWLRRLEADRLRNLRAVDLELSPGLTLLQGRNGQGKTSLLEAVYLLGTARSFRSRRIEELIPWDGGTLRVKGQLDSILGAADLGFWMDDSGRRLAVNDADKEFDQFIGRLAVVDLSGDRIRLLREGPEERRRFLDRGVLGTDNSYLHRLGDYRKILLQRNALLRGHGRSGGSAGQLDAWDQQLVEAGEIVHGARRAYAGRLATAIGDGGRMLFPDGQTLRLRYRPSPALPDSEESPNFKAIFTEKLEQARARDFEVGHTSVGPHRDEMRIHLDEIDLRKFGSAGQLRASLIVLKLGKMALLKKDRGEDPLFLMDDFDSDIDDVRAAALVEFLQGSGYQALVATSKEGLAGKLGERVREIQRIRIEDGHASPLT, encoded by the coding sequence ATGTGGTTGCGGCGCCTGGAGGCCGATCGTCTGCGGAATCTGCGGGCGGTAGACCTGGAACTATCGCCTGGTCTGACACTCCTGCAAGGCCGCAACGGCCAGGGAAAAACCAGCCTCCTGGAGGCGGTCTACCTGCTGGGAACCGCTCGGTCCTTCCGATCGCGTCGAATCGAAGAGCTCATCCCCTGGGATGGGGGGACTCTACGGGTCAAGGGGCAGTTGGATAGCATCCTGGGCGCCGCCGACCTGGGGTTCTGGATGGATGACAGCGGTCGACGGCTGGCGGTCAACGACGCCGACAAGGAATTCGACCAGTTCATCGGTCGCCTGGCCGTGGTCGATCTCTCGGGCGATCGGATCCGACTCCTGAGAGAAGGCCCCGAGGAGCGCCGCCGCTTCCTCGACCGCGGGGTGCTGGGAACCGATAACAGTTACCTCCATCGGCTCGGCGACTATCGCAAGATCCTTCTGCAGCGCAACGCCCTGCTTCGTGGACACGGACGATCGGGAGGGTCCGCGGGGCAGTTGGACGCGTGGGATCAACAGTTGGTGGAGGCCGGCGAAATCGTCCACGGTGCCCGACGGGCCTACGCCGGACGGTTAGCCACGGCCATCGGCGACGGCGGACGGATGCTGTTTCCCGACGGCCAGACCCTCAGACTCCGTTACCGCCCCTCGCCGGCTCTCCCCGACTCGGAAGAAAGCCCCAATTTTAAAGCTATTTTCACGGAGAAGCTGGAGCAGGCGAGAGCACGAGATTTCGAGGTCGGCCACACCAGTGTCGGACCTCATCGGGACGAGATGCGGATCCATCTCGATGAGATCGATCTGAGAAAGTTTGGTTCGGCCGGCCAATTACGGGCCTCGCTGATTGTATTGAAATTAGGTAAAATGGCGTTGCTTAAAAAGGATAGGGGAGAGGACCCCCTGTTCCTGATGGATGACTTTGATTCGGATATCGACGACGTCCGGGCCGCCGCCCTGGTGGAGTTCCTTCAGGGAAGCGGTTACCAGGCCCTTGTTGCCACTTCAAAGGAGGGGTTGGCAGGCAAGCTTGGTGAACGGGTCCGGGAGATCCAGCGGATTCGGATTGAGGATGGCCACGCGTCACCCTTGACCTGA
- the gyrB gene encoding DNA topoisomerase (ATP-hydrolyzing) subunit B produces MGDQEQILSNTPQKAADYDASKIKVLEGLEAVRKRPAMYIGSTGEMGLHHLVYEVVDNSVDEAQAGYCDAVDVVIHIDNSVTVTDNGRGIPVDEHPIEKISAAEVVLTKLHAGGKFENDAYKVSGGLHGVGISVVNALSEELRLEIWRESKTYEQGFSRGEPTSTFDQTGVTQRRGTKITFKPDPQIFEELAFSYDTLAQRLRELAFLNKGLKIQLSDERGDKARESTFHYEGGIVEFVQHLNRARHALHDPPVLIEGDSEGMVAEIALQWNDSYSEQIYSFANSINTVEGGTHLAGFRAALTRTINNYLSQANLGKDAKDISLSGEDCREGMTAVVSIKIPKPQFEGQTKTKLGNSEVKGAIEAIINDKLGLFFEQNPGVAKKIVLKGVDAARAREAARKARELTRRKGALESGSLPGKLADCQERDPEKSELYLVEGDSAGGSAKQGRDRATQAILPLRGKIINVEKARFDKMLGHEEIRTIIAALGTGIGVEDFDVSKLRYHKIFIMTDADVDGAHIRTLLLTFFYRQMRELIERGHVFIAQPPLYKVSKGKEEIYVDNDKQLSEWIIRKATDEKTVRVPATGETLHGTELSHMLHSLIDARQYRVALERTGIDSDVIAAVTESGLADREDFVDRARLDALAETITALGHEVLSVDRDEEHGLHELVIRSGSGGKREYRINHALAQTVEFRQLRRQLTQTSRLAHPSLIVEDPKKEDAVLDSKEALLEYLMEAGKKGVNIQRYKGLGEMNPEQLWETTMDPAVRRYMEVRVEDAAEADMLFSTLMGDAVEPRREFIEKNALEVQNLDI; encoded by the coding sequence ATGGGCGACCAAGAACAGATTCTGAGCAACACCCCTCAAAAAGCCGCCGATTACGACGCCAGCAAGATCAAGGTGCTGGAAGGGCTGGAGGCTGTCCGCAAGCGTCCGGCCATGTATATCGGCTCGACCGGCGAGATGGGTCTCCATCACCTGGTCTACGAGGTGGTCGACAACTCCGTCGACGAGGCGCAGGCAGGCTACTGCGACGCCGTCGACGTGGTGATCCACATCGACAACTCGGTGACGGTGACCGACAACGGCCGCGGCATCCCGGTGGACGAACATCCGATCGAGAAGATCTCCGCCGCCGAGGTCGTGCTGACCAAACTCCACGCCGGCGGCAAGTTCGAAAACGACGCCTACAAGGTGTCCGGCGGACTCCACGGTGTCGGTATCTCCGTGGTCAACGCGCTCTCCGAAGAGCTGCGCCTGGAGATCTGGCGGGAGTCCAAGACCTACGAACAGGGGTTCAGTCGTGGCGAACCCACCAGCACATTCGATCAGACGGGAGTGACCCAACGCCGGGGCACCAAGATCACCTTCAAGCCCGACCCGCAGATCTTCGAAGAGTTGGCCTTCTCCTACGACACCCTGGCTCAGCGGCTGCGGGAGTTGGCGTTTCTGAACAAGGGGCTGAAGATCCAACTCAGCGACGAGCGCGGCGACAAGGCGCGGGAATCGACCTTCCATTACGAAGGCGGGATCGTTGAGTTCGTCCAGCACCTCAATCGGGCTCGTCATGCCCTTCACGATCCGCCGGTCCTCATCGAGGGCGATTCTGAGGGGATGGTGGCGGAGATCGCGTTGCAGTGGAACGACTCCTACAGCGAGCAGATCTACTCCTTCGCCAACTCGATTAACACCGTCGAAGGTGGAACCCACCTGGCCGGCTTCCGGGCCGCGCTGACGCGCACGATCAATAACTACCTGTCTCAGGCCAATCTGGGTAAAGACGCCAAGGACATCAGTCTCAGTGGCGAGGATTGCCGCGAGGGGATGACCGCCGTCGTCTCGATCAAGATCCCCAAGCCGCAGTTCGAGGGTCAAACCAAGACCAAGCTCGGCAACTCGGAGGTCAAGGGCGCCATTGAAGCGATCATCAATGACAAGCTGGGGTTGTTCTTCGAGCAGAACCCGGGTGTCGCCAAGAAGATCGTCCTCAAGGGTGTCGATGCGGCCCGTGCGCGGGAGGCCGCAAGGAAGGCCCGGGAGCTGACACGACGGAAGGGTGCGCTGGAGTCCGGCTCGCTACCGGGCAAGCTGGCGGACTGCCAGGAGCGGGACCCGGAGAAGAGCGAGTTGTACCTGGTCGAGGGTGACTCGGCGGGCGGCTCGGCCAAGCAGGGACGAGATCGAGCAACCCAGGCGATCCTCCCTCTTCGCGGAAAGATCATCAACGTCGAGAAGGCCCGCTTCGACAAGATGCTGGGTCACGAAGAAATTCGCACGATCATCGCAGCTCTGGGCACGGGGATCGGAGTCGAAGACTTCGATGTCAGCAAACTGCGCTACCACAAGATCTTCATCATGACCGACGCCGACGTGGACGGCGCCCATATCCGCACGCTGCTCCTGACCTTCTTCTATCGGCAGATGCGAGAGTTGATCGAGCGCGGTCATGTTTTCATCGCCCAGCCACCGCTTTACAAGGTCAGCAAAGGCAAGGAAGAGATCTACGTCGACAACGACAAGCAGCTCAGCGAGTGGATCATCCGCAAGGCCACCGACGAGAAGACCGTCCGGGTACCGGCCACCGGCGAGACGCTCCACGGCACCGAGTTAAGCCACATGCTTCATTCCCTGATCGACGCCCGCCAGTATCGAGTCGCCCTCGAGCGTACCGGCATTGACAGCGATGTGATCGCCGCCGTCACCGAGTCCGGGTTGGCGGACCGCGAGGACTTCGTAGATCGCGCACGCCTGGACGCACTGGCGGAGACAATCACGGCACTGGGGCACGAGGTCTTGTCCGTTGATCGCGACGAAGAGCATGGACTCCACGAGCTCGTGATCCGATCCGGCAGTGGCGGCAAGCGCGAGTATCGCATCAACCACGCGTTGGCTCAGACCGTCGAGTTCCGGCAGCTTCGGCGACAGCTGACGCAGACATCGCGATTGGCTCACCCCAGCTTGATCGTCGAAGATCCCAAGAAAGAAGACGCCGTGCTCGACTCCAAGGAGGCGCTGCTCGAGTACCTGATGGAGGCCGGCAAGAAGGGCGTCAACATCCAGCGCTACAAGGGTCTTGGTGAGATGAACCCGGAGCAGCTCTGGGAGACGACGATGGATCCCGCGGTCCGCCGCTACATGGAGGTCCGCGTCGAGGACGCCGCCGAGGCGGACATGTTGTTCTCCACACTGATGGGCGATGCGGTCGAGCCGCGTCGCGAGTTCATCGAAAAGAACGCACTCGAAGTACAAAACCTGGACATCTGA